Proteins from a genomic interval of Paenibacillus sp. RC334:
- a CDS encoding glycoside hydrolase family 32 protein: MKSIASKSIWIRSIMVIVGLSILIAIGWSLYHPAKSESLETQKRPTYRASYHFTVPDKWKNDPQRPIYFDGKYHYYYLYNRDYPKKNGTEWRHATSTDLVHWKDEGVAIPKYTNPNGDPWSGSVVIDDNNTAGFGKGTLVAIVTQPSADGGKQEQFLWYSKDKGKTFTSYRNKPVMPNPGTKDFRDPKIIRDIQRNQWVMVMAEGTKIGFYESDNLKDWRYTSGFQTENIGLVECPDLYQMRADDGSYQWILGVSANSKSTGGPNTYAYWTGDFNGEAFLLDRSEPEWLDYGFDWYGAVTFEDGKDKDKYSHRYALAWMNNWDYAHNTPTLKEGFNGMDSIVRQIRLKHTADAGYRLVSQPIKALEQFQTSKKSFGQIKVEGAHPLPAAGDAYQLEADVSWSMIKNAGFRLRESADGKRHVDVGVSVDGQYSYVNRANTGQPDQSGKYIESRAPFDATKKNVHLKILVDKTSIEVFVDDGEVAYSSLIFPRLEDQGITLFTDGCPAIFNNVVIKHFNR; encoded by the coding sequence ATGAAAAGCATAGCTTCTAAGAGCATTTGGATACGATCCATCATGGTCATCGTGGGCCTGAGTATATTAATAGCCATTGGCTGGAGCCTTTATCACCCGGCTAAAAGTGAAAGTCTAGAAACACAGAAGAGGCCAACCTACCGGGCATCCTATCATTTTACCGTTCCGGATAAGTGGAAGAATGATCCTCAACGACCCATTTATTTCGATGGAAAATATCATTATTACTATTTATATAATCGTGACTATCCCAAAAAGAACGGTACAGAATGGCGACATGCCACATCTACCGACCTGGTTCATTGGAAAGATGAAGGGGTGGCGATTCCCAAATATACTAACCCGAATGGAGATCCTTGGTCCGGTTCAGTCGTGATCGACGATAATAACACCGCAGGTTTTGGAAAAGGCACGCTGGTAGCCATTGTGACACAGCCCTCCGCAGATGGAGGAAAGCAGGAACAATTTTTGTGGTACAGTAAGGACAAAGGCAAGACGTTTACTTCTTACCGCAACAAGCCTGTGATGCCCAACCCCGGTACAAAGGACTTCAGAGATCCTAAAATCATCCGAGATATTCAACGTAATCAATGGGTGATGGTCATGGCGGAAGGAACAAAGATTGGCTTTTATGAGTCTGATAATTTAAAGGATTGGCGTTATACGAGCGGCTTTCAAACGGAAAATATCGGGCTTGTGGAATGTCCTGACCTTTACCAGATGCGGGCGGATGATGGAAGCTATCAATGGATTCTGGGCGTGAGCGCAAATAGCAAATCGACAGGTGGACCCAACACATATGCCTACTGGACGGGAGATTTTAATGGAGAAGCATTTCTCCTTGATCGCAGTGAGCCTGAGTGGCTGGATTATGGCTTTGACTGGTATGGTGCAGTTACGTTTGAGGATGGGAAAGACAAAGATAAATACAGTCACCGTTATGCGCTGGCCTGGATGAACAATTGGGATTATGCCCATAACACGCCTACCCTGAAGGAAGGCTTTAATGGAATGGATTCGATTGTTCGTCAAATTCGGCTGAAGCATACAGCAGATGCCGGATATCGCTTGGTTTCACAGCCGATAAAAGCTTTGGAGCAATTCCAAACTTCAAAGAAATCATTTGGACAGATCAAGGTAGAGGGTGCTCACCCGCTTCCGGCAGCAGGCGATGCTTATCAGTTAGAGGCGGATGTATCTTGGTCAATGATCAAAAATGCGGGATTCAGGCTTCGAGAGTCAGCGGACGGCAAGCGTCATGTGGATGTGGGTGTTTCGGTGGATGGGCAATACTCTTACGTAAATAGAGCCAACACCGGGCAGCCGGATCAGAGTGGAAAATATATAGAGAGCAGGGCACCTTTTGATGCCACTAAGAAAAACGTTCACCTGAAAATTCTCGTCGATAAAACCAGCATTGAAGTCTTTGTAGATGACGGAGAAGTAGCGTATTCCAGTTTAATATTCCCGCGATTAGAGGATCAGGGAATTACTCTTTTTACCGATGGCTGCCCGGCTATTTTTAACAATGTAGTGATCAAGCATTTTAATCGTTAG
- a CDS encoding ECF transporter S component codes for MKESRIFARFTTLDIVLMAMLATLNGVMTVYLSMINKTLNSLGGPIATSSIVGLYMIYGLLAYYIIRKPGTAVIAYSFGAVVQSFMGSVYGIASIIAAAVCYMIAAELVFAVLRHRRWNAVSLMLAGGAMVPLWFIVAANMFGYMHWGWKVLTITLVVRILSGIVLCGLLTKMLGDALNRTGLLKRFELGRASRA; via the coding sequence ATGAAGGAATCTCGTATTTTTGCAAGATTTACGACGCTGGATATTGTACTGATGGCGATGCTGGCAACGTTGAATGGAGTCATGACCGTTTATTTGTCGATGATTAACAAAACATTAAACAGTCTGGGAGGGCCTATCGCGACTTCCTCCATTGTCGGGCTGTACATGATATATGGTTTGCTGGCCTATTATATTATTCGTAAGCCGGGTACGGCGGTAATTGCTTATTCATTCGGTGCAGTGGTGCAGTCCTTTATGGGCTCAGTCTACGGAATCGCTTCTATTATCGCGGCTGCGGTCTGCTATATGATTGCCGCTGAACTGGTATTTGCTGTACTGCGCCATCGACGCTGGAATGCCGTTTCGTTGATGCTGGCAGGCGGGGCTATGGTTCCGTTGTGGTTTATCGTGGCAGCCAATATGTTCGGCTATATGCATTGGGGCTGGAAGGTACTGACGATTACACTGGTCGTGCGCATCCTGAGCGGCATTGTATTGTGCGGTCTGCTGACCAAGATGTTGGGCGATGCGTTGAATCGGACAGGACTGTTAAAACGTTTTGAGTTGGGACGAGCTTCACGTGCGTAG
- a CDS encoding MDR family MFS transporter, giving the protein MKRGLVLTGVLLATFLAAIEGTVIGPAGPTIVSELGSVNLLSWIFTAYLLTMAVTTPIFGKLSDLFGRKPIFLIGCSLFVLGSLLCMLAGSMEQLILYRAIQGIGAGGVIPVTFTIIGDIYKMEERGKVQGMISSVWGISSLIGPLLGGYVVTYFGWEWIFGFNVPFGLLAMFFIARYLREQVAKRTARIDVPGAVTFTIGMTALLLVLALGGQYIGWASPELLALAAVAILFLILFLVIEKRAQEPMVPLKLFRIRDIAFSCAAALLVSSLLIGLTSYLPLWIQGVHGGDAASSGLALAPMSVGWLFGSMIGGRILLTLGSRRTSLVGLTLIVLGAFVMTLMGEMAPIWLLFLSTLLYGLGFGFSMTVFTIIAQSSVGFQLRGASTALNTFLRTLGQTIGVAAFGSWLNYRIAAQTADGQLTQQGVTQEDINGLLAPHASQSLSDKTAGLLRSVLENSLHSLFIIMVVIAVISWFVVLGLRNRPPGTEEEASKPAKAAQGGTA; this is encoded by the coding sequence ATGAAGCGCGGGCTCGTGCTGACCGGTGTTCTGTTGGCCACCTTTCTGGCCGCGATTGAGGGAACCGTCATCGGTCCTGCCGGACCGACTATTGTTAGTGAACTGGGCAGCGTGAATTTGCTCAGCTGGATTTTTACGGCCTATTTGCTGACGATGGCTGTAACCACACCTATTTTCGGCAAGCTTAGCGATTTATTTGGCCGCAAACCGATTTTTCTGATCGGCTGTTCATTGTTTGTACTCGGTTCTTTGCTTTGTATGCTGGCTGGTAGTATGGAGCAGCTTATTTTGTACCGGGCTATTCAAGGGATTGGAGCGGGCGGCGTGATTCCCGTTACCTTTACCATTATCGGAGATATATACAAAATGGAGGAACGCGGCAAAGTTCAGGGAATGATCAGCTCGGTATGGGGGATTTCTTCCCTAATCGGGCCTTTGCTGGGCGGTTACGTGGTCACTTATTTTGGCTGGGAATGGATTTTCGGTTTTAACGTCCCTTTTGGACTGCTTGCAATGTTCTTCATCGCTCGTTACCTACGGGAGCAGGTAGCCAAGCGCACCGCGCGCATCGACGTGCCGGGAGCTGTTACCTTTACCATTGGAATGACGGCCCTTTTGCTCGTATTGGCACTGGGTGGACAATATATCGGTTGGGCTTCTCCTGAATTGCTGGCCTTGGCTGCCGTTGCTATTTTATTCCTGATTCTGTTTTTGGTTATCGAAAAACGCGCTCAGGAACCGATGGTGCCACTAAAGCTGTTTCGGATACGGGATATCGCTTTTTCCTGTGCCGCAGCACTGCTGGTCAGTTCTCTGCTGATCGGGCTGACCAGCTACCTGCCGCTTTGGATTCAAGGAGTACACGGCGGAGATGCCGCTTCATCCGGTCTGGCACTGGCTCCAATGTCAGTAGGCTGGCTGTTTGGTTCCATGATCGGGGGACGCATTTTGCTGACTTTAGGTTCGCGTCGAACCTCATTAGTCGGACTGACCCTGATTGTATTGGGTGCCTTCGTGATGACCTTGATGGGCGAAATGGCACCGATCTGGCTGCTGTTCCTGTCCACATTATTGTATGGATTGGGCTTTGGCTTCTCCATGACCGTGTTTACGATTATTGCCCAGTCTTCGGTCGGGTTCCAGTTGCGTGGTGCATCTACAGCATTGAATACGTTCCTGCGCACACTGGGACAAACGATTGGTGTCGCAGCCTTCGGTTCATGGCTGAATTATCGCATTGCTGCCCAGACAGCAGATGGACAGCTTACACAGCAGGGGGTTACGCAGGAAGATATTAACGGCCTGCTTGCACCTCATGCCTCACAAAGTTTGAGTGACAAGACTGCTGGCTTGCTCCGTTCTGTGCTGGAAAACAGTCTGCATTCCCTGTTCATCATCATGGTTGTTATTGCAGTCATTAGCTGGTTTGTCGTTCTTGGACTTCGGAACCGTCCACCGGGTACGGAAGAAGAAGCGAGCAAGCCTGCAAAGGCGGCACAGGGAGGAACTGCATAG
- a CDS encoding GNAT family protein, with protein sequence MCAYACKGHIPPLESLRLRLRKMETGDAATMFACWSDPEVHRYMNLTGMSGREDAEDMIELLNELAQTEDALRWGIELKENGKLIGSCGFNYWQTEGAYKAEIGYELAKPYWRKGYMSEALRLVLSFGYDTIRLNRMEALVDPRNTGSQALLSSMGWTQEGLLRQVQHTSTGFKDMLMYSLLHEEWLRLEAKRNAVSV encoded by the coding sequence ATGTGTGCATATGCATGTAAGGGGCATATACCACCTCTGGAAAGCCTGCGTCTTCGGCTGCGAAAGATGGAAACCGGGGATGCGGCCACGATGTTTGCCTGTTGGTCTGACCCGGAGGTTCACCGTTATATGAACCTTACGGGGATGTCCGGGCGTGAGGATGCAGAGGATATGATCGAGCTGTTGAATGAGCTGGCACAGACGGAGGATGCGTTGCGCTGGGGCATAGAGCTGAAGGAGAACGGGAAGCTGATCGGCAGCTGTGGCTTTAATTATTGGCAGACCGAGGGAGCCTATAAAGCCGAAATCGGCTACGAGCTGGCTAAGCCCTATTGGAGAAAGGGCTATATGTCGGAGGCGCTGCGGCTGGTGCTGTCTTTCGGGTATGACACGATTCGGCTGAATCGGATGGAAGCGCTGGTGGACCCGCGAAATACAGGATCGCAAGCCCTGTTGTCCTCTATGGGCTGGACGCAGGAAGGGCTGTTACGGCAAGTGCAGCATACGTCTACAGGCTTTAAGGATATGCTGATGTACTCCTTGCTGCATGAAGAATGGCTCAGACTGGAGGCGAAGCGAAATGCTGTTTCAGTATAA
- a CDS encoding GAF domain-containing protein, translating to MFQAIPYEGTRHEQFESVLGQLRALIHDEPNTIANLANASALLGHFLPDINWSGFYLYDGTELVLGPFQGQPACIRIPLGRGVCGTAAVERRTLVVEDVHAFPGHIACDAASNSEIVIPLIKNGELLGVLDIDSPLKARFDHEDRVFLEEFTAILVASL from the coding sequence ATGTTTCAGGCTATCCCTTACGAAGGCACACGTCACGAACAATTTGAATCGGTTCTTGGACAACTCCGGGCACTCATTCATGATGAACCCAATACTATTGCAAACCTGGCGAACGCTTCTGCATTGCTTGGTCATTTTCTGCCGGATATTAACTGGAGCGGCTTCTATCTCTATGATGGAACCGAGCTTGTACTCGGTCCATTTCAGGGCCAGCCTGCGTGTATACGAATTCCGCTGGGACGCGGTGTATGCGGTACAGCCGCAGTAGAGCGACGGACCCTTGTCGTAGAAGATGTCCATGCGTTCCCGGGCCATATCGCCTGTGACGCGGCTTCCAACAGCGAAATCGTCATCCCCCTCATCAAGAACGGGGAACTGCTGGGAGTGCTGGACATTGACAGCCCGCTAAAAGCCCGCTTTGACCACGAAGATCGTGTATTCCTAGAGGAATTTACGGCTATTCTGGTAGCCAGTTTGTAA
- a CDS encoding TetR/AcrR family transcriptional regulator — MSKKQLNGRKLQSLQTKKNIYNSTLELMHEKSLEKIKIEDICRKAGVSVGSFYNHFKTKSDILVEMYAQADGYFELKFKNELPSESIMQDLIQYFEVYAEYNQNVGLETVQQLYTSNNKLFITKGRDMQNILQQIIERGQAVGELDQSMTSEEITDYLFIAARGVMYNWCLHDGDSDLIVNMREYMSRLITIFK; from the coding sequence GTGTCAAAAAAACAATTGAATGGACGCAAGCTGCAAAGTCTGCAGACTAAAAAAAATATATACAACAGTACATTAGAGCTCATGCATGAAAAGAGCCTGGAAAAAATTAAAATTGAGGATATCTGTCGGAAGGCCGGCGTGTCAGTAGGGTCATTTTATAATCATTTCAAGACTAAAAGTGATATTTTGGTAGAGATGTATGCACAGGCGGATGGCTACTTTGAATTGAAATTTAAGAATGAACTACCATCAGAAAGTATTATGCAGGATCTTATTCAATATTTTGAGGTTTATGCGGAATATAATCAGAATGTTGGTTTAGAGACGGTGCAACAGTTATATACAAGTAATAACAAGCTTTTCATTACTAAGGGTCGTGATATGCAAAATATACTTCAACAGATTATAGAGAGAGGGCAAGCCGTGGGAGAGTTGGATCAAAGCATGACATCCGAAGAGATAACAGACTACTTATTTATTGCAGCTCGTGGGGTCATGTACAACTGGTGTCTTCATGATGGCGACTCGGATTTAATTGTAAATATGCGTGAATATATGAGTCGTCTGATCACGATCTTTAAATAA
- a CDS encoding MarR family transcriptional regulator: MIDYRTLVTQQSMHLYSVFGKSFKSVNEHAVAGIKTVGFNPTAFAVMEVLYHKGAQPIQQIGAKLLLQSGNVTYVIDKLESRGYLHRHPCDQDRRIIYAELTDEGQRVMDEIYPDYTRQIERAFSGISETERDQLIGLLKKLGRSADNLSPYHK, translated from the coding sequence ATGATAGATTACCGGACACTGGTGACACAGCAATCCATGCATTTGTATAGCGTGTTTGGCAAGTCATTCAAAAGTGTAAATGAGCATGCGGTTGCTGGCATCAAAACGGTGGGCTTCAACCCAACGGCCTTCGCCGTAATGGAAGTTTTGTATCACAAGGGAGCGCAGCCAATCCAGCAAATTGGAGCAAAGCTGTTACTGCAAAGCGGAAATGTCACCTATGTTATCGACAAGCTGGAAAGCCGCGGTTATTTGCACCGTCACCCGTGCGACCAGGATCGCCGGATTATATATGCGGAATTGACGGACGAAGGACAACGCGTCATGGACGAAATTTACCCTGACTATACACGTCAGATTGAACGTGCTTTTAGCGGAATCAGCGAAACCGAAAGAGATCAGCTTATCGGTTTGCTCAAAAAGCTGGGCCGTAGCGCTGACAACCTGTCACCCTATCACAAATAG
- a CDS encoding energy-coupling factor transporter transmembrane component T, whose product MLFQYNGGSSPLHRLGPLSKLILVGCFSLLSMAWDSTLHEAALLVVLIAAAWFGAGLTLARQLRAMSFLIGLGIPYFILSILAIREGHIVAALGPIWITAEGLDIAGALTLRIFVLFLASYIYLSTTDPRDFVQALNLRLRVPYRFAFGISVALTFLPLLEEEGRTIMAARRVRGQEPPRGLRNRLSWWGGYVGAMLVNAVRRVQQTALAMEGKGFGAYADRTYLRMLDRRRSGYVCAVVAVLGTAVLWWSL is encoded by the coding sequence ATGCTGTTTCAGTATAACGGAGGGTCGTCGCCGCTGCACAGGCTGGGGCCATTAAGTAAGTTGATCCTGGTGGGATGCTTTAGCCTGCTGTCGATGGCATGGGATTCAACACTGCATGAAGCTGCGCTGCTGGTTGTACTGATCGCTGCGGCTTGGTTTGGGGCAGGCTTAACGTTGGCACGCCAGCTTCGGGCTATGTCATTTCTGATTGGTTTGGGCATTCCGTATTTTATATTGTCTATTCTGGCGATTCGGGAAGGACATATCGTGGCAGCTTTGGGGCCGATCTGGATTACAGCGGAAGGGCTCGATATCGCAGGGGCGTTGACGCTGCGCATTTTTGTGCTGTTTTTGGCCTCGTATATTTATTTATCAACAACAGATCCCCGAGATTTTGTACAGGCTTTGAATCTGCGTTTGCGTGTCCCTTATCGGTTTGCGTTCGGTATTTCGGTGGCGCTGACGTTTCTCCCCTTATTGGAAGAGGAAGGACGTACCATAATGGCGGCACGGCGTGTACGTGGACAGGAACCGCCGCGTGGGCTGCGGAATCGGCTATCCTGGTGGGGCGGGTATGTCGGTGCTATGCTGGTGAATGCCGTGAGGCGAGTTCAGCAGACGGCGCTGGCGATGGAGGGCAAAGGCTTTGGAGCATATGCAGACCGGACTTATCTTCGCATGTTGGATCGTCGTCGTTCCGGCTATGTATGTGCTGTGGTTGCTGTATTAGGTACTGCTGTTTTATGGTGGAGCTTATAG
- a CDS encoding glycoside hydrolase family 68 protein: protein MKFNKWFRKATTVTVATTLLLGGGIQAFAEENDGADLKEDSRFTQITRHDMLNIFNQQGKEKFEVPSFDASTIKNIPSAKGRDASGKLIDLDVWDTWPLQNADGTIANYKGYNIVFGLAGDPKRAEDTFIYLFYQKAGNTSLEGWKNAGRVFKDNDKFLANDPILKNQAEEWSGSATLTSDGEVRLFYTSRQPYEPENKLYGKQTLATAQVNLSQPDDETLKVNGIEDLKSIYDAGDGNIYQNVLQSVGVNLDNHTFRDPHYIEDQGKKYIIFEANTGTETGYQGEDSLYKSAYYGGNNKFFTEELHNLQQSPKKNGAEVANGALGIVELNNDYTLKKVMDPLIASNLVTDEIERANVFKMNGLWYLFTSTRGSKVTVDAIGSDDIYMLGYVSTSLTGPYKPLNGTGLVLHQNLDRDDITWTYAHFAIPQGKGNNVVVTSYMTNRGLFADHKSTFAPSFLLNIKGSKTSVVKKRILEQGQITIDPTDDKEVPPYDYGKK, encoded by the coding sequence TTGAAGTTTAATAAATGGTTCAGAAAAGCAACAACCGTAACAGTAGCAACTACCTTGCTGTTAGGAGGCGGCATTCAAGCTTTTGCGGAGGAAAATGACGGTGCTGATCTCAAGGAAGACAGCAGGTTTACTCAAATCACGCGTCATGATATGCTGAACATTTTCAATCAGCAAGGCAAAGAAAAATTCGAAGTTCCATCCTTTGATGCATCTACCATCAAGAATATTCCTTCGGCAAAAGGGCGCGACGCGTCGGGTAAGCTCATTGATCTGGATGTGTGGGATACTTGGCCGTTACAAAATGCCGATGGCACGATAGCTAATTACAAGGGGTACAATATTGTTTTTGGACTGGCAGGCGATCCTAAGAGAGCAGAGGATACGTTTATTTATCTGTTCTATCAAAAAGCAGGCAACACCTCGCTGGAAGGCTGGAAAAATGCCGGAAGAGTATTTAAGGATAACGATAAATTCCTTGCAAACGATCCGATCCTGAAAAATCAGGCGGAGGAATGGTCCGGTTCTGCTACTTTAACGTCGGATGGAGAAGTGCGTTTATTTTATACCAGCAGACAGCCTTATGAGCCGGAAAACAAACTGTACGGCAAGCAAACCTTGGCTACGGCCCAAGTCAATCTCTCTCAACCCGATGACGAAACCCTGAAAGTGAATGGTATAGAGGACCTCAAATCGATTTACGATGCTGGAGATGGGAATATTTACCAAAATGTCCTGCAAAGCGTGGGAGTAAACCTGGATAACCACACATTCAGAGACCCCCATTATATTGAGGATCAAGGGAAGAAATACATCATATTTGAAGCGAACACAGGTACAGAGACGGGCTACCAGGGAGAGGATTCCCTTTATAAATCTGCGTATTATGGCGGGAATAACAAATTTTTCACGGAAGAGCTACATAATCTGCAGCAAAGTCCCAAGAAAAACGGGGCCGAAGTGGCGAACGGTGCTTTGGGAATCGTGGAATTAAATAATGACTATACGTTGAAAAAAGTTATGGACCCGCTAATTGCATCCAATCTGGTAACTGATGAGATTGAGCGGGCGAATGTTTTCAAAATGAATGGTTTGTGGTATTTGTTTACAAGCACCAGAGGTTCCAAAGTTACCGTTGATGCCATTGGAAGCGACGATATTTACATGCTAGGTTACGTATCGACTTCTTTGACAGGGCCTTATAAGCCCCTGAATGGAACCGGTCTCGTTCTTCACCAAAATCTGGATCGTGATGATATTACTTGGACGTATGCCCATTTTGCTATTCCGCAAGGCAAAGGAAATAACGTTGTAGTAACCAGCTATATGACAAACCGGGGGCTTTTCGCGGATCACAAATCCACTTTTGCGCCAAGCTTCCTGCTGAACATTAAAGGCTCCAAAACTTCTGTTGTGAAGAAAAGAATTCTGGAGCAAGGGCAAATCACGATTGACCCAACGGACGACAAGGAAGTTCCACCCTATGACTATGGGAAGAAGTAA
- a CDS encoding MerR family transcriptional regulator, whose protein sequence is MAYTVKEVSGLSGISVRTLHYYDEIGLLKPHHVGDNGYRYYEQEQLLRLQQIMVYRELELPLSDIGDLLEQTKEKTAEVLLEHRSKVQNKVFRLHTLLQTIDETVAHVKGEQTMKPEQLYQGFDPEKQEMYERDLTERYGHEADEKIQESKTATKNWSKEDYLDSQAEADQIHRQLAEAMNKGLKHNSEEVQALIRRHLQWVSRFYTPTAEIYSGLGDLYVEHEDFRKMYEGYEPGLAEYLRDGMKVLAERELS, encoded by the coding sequence ATGGCTTACACGGTGAAGGAAGTATCCGGTCTGTCGGGAATCAGCGTACGAACATTACATTATTATGATGAAATCGGATTGCTGAAACCGCACCATGTCGGGGATAACGGGTATCGCTATTACGAACAGGAGCAACTGTTGAGACTACAGCAGATTATGGTATACAGAGAGCTGGAATTACCATTATCCGACATTGGCGACTTGCTGGAGCAGACGAAGGAAAAAACGGCCGAGGTTTTGTTGGAGCATCGAAGCAAGGTGCAGAACAAAGTCTTCCGCTTGCATACTCTCCTACAGACCATCGACGAAACGGTGGCTCATGTGAAAGGAGAACAGACGATGAAACCGGAGCAATTGTACCAAGGGTTTGACCCGGAAAAGCAGGAAATGTATGAACGTGATCTGACGGAACGTTATGGTCATGAGGCTGATGAAAAAATTCAGGAGAGCAAAACAGCAACGAAGAACTGGTCCAAAGAGGATTATTTGGATTCTCAGGCAGAGGCGGATCAAATTCATCGGCAGTTGGCAGAAGCTATGAATAAGGGATTGAAGCATAACAGTGAAGAAGTACAGGCTTTGATCCGCCGCCATCTCCAATGGGTAAGCAGATTCTATACACCTACAGCAGAGATTTATAGCGGGCTGGGAGACTTGTATGTGGAGCATGAGGACTTCAGAAAAATGTATGAAGGATATGAACCCGGATTGGCTGAGTATTTGCGAGACGGGATGAAGGTGCTGGCCGAACGTGAATTAAGCTAA
- a CDS encoding ATP-binding cassette domain-containing protein produces MSGRMDDAARAAQRVIVLEGGAVQLQGPPDKLLREHGAQLAALGLLPSPAGRGGVPQGPGAKPGLLLLEVKGLAFTYPGSSRAALAGVSLALAPGERAVLLGENGSGKTTLGKLLMGLLPAPKGCMWWEGQDMAKLPIHQLAAGIGYVFQQPEHQFAAATVWDECLYNVRVKLGLRAGEPIPAAYEERAQRLLIAARLDHRLDSSPYLLSGGEKRLLSVAAQFILPKKLYILDEPTAGTDYEGANILLRMCAEQADQGAAFLIITHDMQFAESFASHVLCMEEGRLYKMENSEIYHTITVDKI; encoded by the coding sequence GTGTCCGGCCGCATGGACGATGCCGCGCGTGCAGCGCAGCGCGTCATCGTGCTGGAAGGCGGGGCTGTGCAGCTGCAAGGCCCGCCCGACAAGCTGCTGCGCGAGCATGGCGCGCAGTTGGCCGCCTTGGGGCTGCTGCCCTCTCCCGCAGGGAGGGGAGGCGTGCCCCAAGGGCCGGGGGCGAAGCCCGGCCTGCTGTTGTTGGAGGTGAAGGGGTTGGCCTTCACCTATCCCGGCAGTAGCCGGGCAGCGTTGGCAGGCGTGAGCCTTGCCCTTGCACCCGGCGAACGAGCCGTGCTGCTGGGCGAGAACGGCTCCGGCAAAACAACGCTCGGCAAGCTGCTGATGGGCCTCCTGCCTGCACCCAAGGGGTGCATGTGGTGGGAGGGTCAGGATATGGCGAAGCTGCCGATCCACCAACTGGCCGCCGGGATCGGTTATGTGTTCCAGCAGCCGGAGCATCAGTTTGCGGCTGCAACGGTGTGGGACGAATGCTTGTACAACGTCCGCGTCAAGCTTGGATTACGGGCTGGCGAGCCGATTCCTGCTGCGTATGAGGAACGGGCGCAGCGATTGCTGATAGCCGCCCGACTGGATCACAGGCTGGATTCCTCTCCGTACCTGCTGAGTGGCGGTGAAAAAAGGCTCTTAAGCGTAGCTGCGCAGTTCATTCTGCCCAAAAAGCTTTACATTTTGGATGAGCCTACTGCCGGAACGGATTATGAAGGAGCGAACATCCTGCTTCGCATGTGCGCTGAACAAGCGGACCAGGGAGCAGCCTTCCTGATCATCACCCACGATATGCAGTTCGCTGAAAGCTTTGCCAGTCATGTTCTGTGCATGGAAGAGGGTCGACTCTATAAAATGGAAAATAGTGAGATTTATCATACGATTACAGTTGACAAAATTTAA